The sequence CAATTCTCCCATGATGGTCATGATGCCGCGCGTGCTCTGGCGCACCGTCTCCACCACGAGCGGCATCGCGTCCCGCACCACGCCGTAGACGACGTAGGCGGTGACGGAAATCTTGATGAGGTTCTTGAGCAGCTCGACGAAGGTCTTCTTCGTGAACATGTTCTTCAACCCGGAGATGGGGTTGAGCTTGTCGAGCTTGGGAATCAGCGGGTCGATGGTGAAGAGCGAGCCGACCTGCACGTACTCCAGCAGTCCTCCCATCAACGCGCCGCCGAAGATGATGGGCAGGGACACCAGCAGCATGGTGCGCAGCGCGAGGTAGAGCGCCTGTCCGGTGACGACGTCCAGGTTATCCGGATGCGCCACGTGGTCGAAGGTGAACTGGAACAGCGTGGAGATCTCCTGCTCCAGCGAGCCCCACGTCGCCTTCACGACGCCCAGGCCCACGAGCAGCACGCCCATGGCGCTCAGGTCCTTGCTCTTCCAGACCTGACCCTTCTTGCGAGAGTCATCGAGTTTCTTCTGCGATGGCTCTTCTGTTTTTTCTCCGCTCTCGTCCGACATGGCGTGAGTCCGGGGGAAGGAAGGTCAGGTGAGCAGCTTCAGGGCGTTGTTGACCATCACCAGCATGTCGCGCAGCTCCAGCTGCATGCGCGACATCAGGGCGTTCATGACCAGGAAGAGGATGAGCACGCTCACCAGCGGCTTGATGGCCATGGAGATGAAGAACACCTGAATCTGCGGGGCCACGCGGTTGATGGCGCCCATCGCCACGTCGGTGAGGAAGGTGGCCAGCATGGCGGGCGCGGCCAGCGCGAGGCTGACGCGCAACATGTCCGCGAAGACGCGGATCATCAGGTCGAAGAAGGCCCAGGAGCCCTGGCTGAAGTGGGGGAAGCCGTCCAGTGGGACGGAGACGAGGCTGTCCCCCAGGGCCTGGATGACGAGGTGGTGTCCGTCCAGCGTGAGGAAGAGCACCACCGCGAGCTGGATTTTCAGGTTGGAGACGAGGGACACCTGCTGGCCAATCTGCGGCACGTAGAGCTGGGCGTTGTTGCTGCCCGCCATGGTGTCCACCAGCGTGCCGGCCACGCGGGCCGCCTCGAAGACGCTGGTGACGATGAAGGCCAGCGAGAAGCCGATGAAGACCTCCTTGGCCATCAGCGCGATGTACGGCAGCGCGCTCAGCGGAATCGTCTTCACGGCGCTCGCCACCGCCGGGTAGAGGACGATGGCCAGCGTCAGGCCGATGCCCATCTTCAGCTCGGTGGGGACGACATCGCCGCCGAGGAACGGGCTGAAGATGAGCACGGGCATCACCCGGCACATCAGCAGCGCCACCGTGAAGATGACGGCGGAGACGTTGGCCCGCGAGGCGAGCTCGGTGACGAT comes from Pyxidicoccus parkwaysis and encodes:
- the sctU gene encoding type III secretion system export apparatus subunit SctU, with translation MSDESGEKTEEPSQKKLDDSRKKGQVWKSKDLSAMGVLLVGLGVVKATWGSLEQEISTLFQFTFDHVAHPDNLDVVTGQALYLALRTMLLVSLPIIFGGALMGGLLEYVQVGSLFTIDPLIPKLDKLNPISGLKNMFTKKTFVELLKNLIKISVTAYVVYGVVRDAMPLVVETVRQSTRGIMTIMGELVTRVATRVALLFVLFAIFDVWWQRKSFMKDMMMTKEEVKKEYKESEGDPHHKAKRKEMHHEIMEGAQMEAVREADVIVTNPDHVAVALSYDREKDGAPRVIARGIDHKAERIKAIAREKDVPTLRNVPLAHALLRVEVGQEVPEELFDAVAEVLNFVYGLKAAPSTPPASGGGARA
- a CDS encoding flagellar biosynthetic protein FliR yields the protein MNVADIVTELASRANVSAVIFTVALLMCRVMPVLIFSPFLGGDVVPTELKMGIGLTLAIVLYPAVASAVKTIPLSALPYIALMAKEVFIGFSLAFIVTSVFEAARVAGTLVDTMAGSNNAQLYVPQIGQQVSLVSNLKIQLAVVLFLTLDGHHLVIQALGDSLVSVPLDGFPHFSQGSWAFFDLMIRVFADMLRVSLALAAPAMLATFLTDVAMGAINRVAPQIQVFFISMAIKPLVSVLILFLVMNALMSRMQLELRDMLVMVNNALKLLT